The DNA region ATTCGGATCAAATGATTTCCCCCTGTAAAAAGCTGCAGTACTCACAGTACGCGAATACAGAAATGCACCTGTAGCCAAATTGTAAAAGTCTACATGGTTAGCACACCAGCCGTTAAAGGTACACCCCGGGTCTTTGTAAGTCTGCACCATAATGTTCTGGCCCGGAAGGGTGCTTACCGAATTCACAAAAGGGCGTTGTGCAGCTCCGGTTATTGCTCCCGGAATAAATGCACCAGCAGATTTACTGAATACATAAACGCCTCCATTAGTAGTAACCAGCAGCTTATTGGTATCTCCATCATATGTGGCAATATCGTGCCCCCAGGGCGTAATGGTACTCAGCGAATAACTCATCAATAAAGACAGCTTAGGATTGGAAACCGTTCCACCATTTGCAGCAGTATTGTACGCGTACTTATTGAGGGTAGCCCCAATGGCCCAGAGACAATTCTGCGACGGGTCCCAAAGCACCTGATGGGCAGAGGTAAGCGGGTATATGGTGTTTACATATTGATTGGGTGCGGCCTGAGAAGAAGAATAAATCCGGATGTAATTGCCACCAGTACCGGCACTTGTGCCCGCGGCTGCAACCACACAATTTCCATCCGGAAGGATTTCAATACCGTGAATCCCCGCATCAGTAGGGAATCCTGTTGCCCATATCCGCTGCCCGCCCGGATATTTCGCAATTACGGATAGCCTGTTTGCATGGGCCACTATCACCTGACCAGAGCCCCAATGGTTGTTGTTTCTTACTTTCAGATCAACGGCATCTCCCCATAAGGGTATTTCTGCCGTAGAGCTATACCCTAAAGCGGTGGTTGGCTTAAAAGACCATTTGGGGCTTGCCCAGCTGGTCACAGCAGGATCGTAAGCCTCCATCGTGTCGCTGGCCTGATTTGTGGTACCAATCCAGCAACAAGTGGCTAAGGCGACATTAGCATTCGATTGTTTTTTTGCAGGAGCTTCTTTATCTGCTTCCTGTTGTCCACTATCTTTTTTACATGCTGAAAATAGAATTG from Pedobacter africanus includes:
- a CDS encoding DUF6528 family protein, which translates into the protein MKTLNAKIMFFFCCSILFSACKKDSGQQEADKEAPAKKQSNANVALATCCWIGTTNQASDTMEAYDPAVTSWASPKWSFKPTTALGYSSTAEIPLWGDAVDLKVRNNNHWGSGQVIVAHANRLSVIAKYPGGQRIWATGFPTDAGIHGIEILPDGNCVVAAAGTSAGTGGNYIRIYSSSQAAPNQYVNTIYPLTSAHQVLWDPSQNCLWAIGATLNKYAYNTAANGGTVSNPKLSLLMSYSLSTITPWGHDIATYDGDTNKLLVTTNGGVYVFSKSAGAFIPGAITGAAQRPFVNSVSTLPGQNIMVQTYKDPGCTFNGWCANHVDFYNLATGAFLYSRTVSTAAFYRGKSFDPNY